The following proteins are co-located in the Gemmatimonadaceae bacterium genome:
- a CDS encoding DUF2723 domain-containing protein, which yields MMRVSQNKEIKIYLTVGTVLALGAGYADLIRGGITLSALLLAIAYCVLIPMLIWHDGGRGAERSLERDADDVSAHIGATIAALAVFVLYLVTMAPSTAMWDTSEYITAAYTFGLPHPPGNPFFVIIGRVFSLLPIAGSVAARVNVLAALCSAIAAGVWFVVTEQVLRAWIAERWVRLAGGALAALIGATAFTVWNQSVVNEKVYTVSLAGIALLSWLAVRWSVNPHGEKADRMLVLIAYLCGLGYANHMAGMLPAPAVAVAVLVRRPSTILRWRLLLVCLVAVFVGLTPFATQPIRAAHFPSLNEGEPTACRTTIGLSCTLSSGTLTAFEYNFNRGQYGKPDLSDRQASFGQQLGMWWMYFKWQWIRDPQGALPFTQALFAAIFFVLGLSGAWTHYRRDRRTFWFFGSLMFTMTLLLIYYLNFKLGASQDPQSAEAHEVRDRDYFFLWSFSAWGVWASLGLVQLWLTIAEMIGSERRRIDGQMATTPTRTGWLASSPLLLLALVPSIANASSAPRSKHHTTRNIAADLLNSVEPYGVLVTVGDNDTFPLWYAQEVEGIRRDVVVACTSLLNTDWYVRQLIRRPIYDYNAAKGPAVYRGTQWRKPTTPPLHMSLAEADAVPAYYELQGPARFDAGPLHAVIDPRNLERGVLERADVIVLDMIRDAWPGGPIYFARSAGPYPRALGLGNNILTQGLAWKLFTPPATASRDTIPVEGDGWMDVSRSLTLWNDVFTGHKSTVAEGHWVDRPSASMPLLYVFTGAELADALRVEGRTSDAREVAALTNDVATTAGFGDIVRGLQQELSRPAGADSSSAALRPAANLPKTQSTEPVVRRKK from the coding sequence ATGATGCGTGTGTCGCAGAACAAGGAGATAAAAATTTATCTCACTGTCGGAACCGTGCTTGCGTTGGGCGCGGGATACGCCGACCTGATTCGTGGTGGCATCACGCTGTCGGCGCTCTTGCTCGCGATCGCCTACTGCGTGCTGATTCCGATGCTGATCTGGCACGACGGCGGACGAGGAGCGGAGCGTTCGCTCGAGCGCGATGCCGATGACGTGTCCGCGCACATCGGCGCAACGATCGCGGCGTTGGCCGTGTTCGTGTTGTACCTCGTGACGATGGCGCCGTCCACCGCGATGTGGGACACGAGTGAGTATATCACGGCCGCGTACACGTTCGGGCTGCCGCATCCGCCGGGCAATCCGTTCTTCGTCATCATCGGCCGCGTGTTCTCGTTGTTGCCCATTGCCGGTTCGGTGGCTGCGCGAGTCAACGTGCTCGCCGCGTTGTGCAGCGCGATCGCGGCGGGCGTGTGGTTCGTCGTCACCGAACAGGTGTTGCGCGCCTGGATCGCCGAACGGTGGGTGCGGCTCGCGGGCGGCGCGCTGGCGGCGCTGATCGGGGCGACGGCGTTCACCGTGTGGAATCAGTCGGTGGTGAATGAGAAGGTTTATACAGTGTCGCTTGCGGGGATTGCGCTGTTGTCGTGGCTCGCCGTGCGGTGGTCGGTGAATCCACATGGCGAGAAGGCCGATCGGATGCTCGTGCTCATCGCGTATCTGTGCGGGCTTGGGTATGCGAATCACATGGCCGGGATGCTGCCCGCGCCGGCGGTGGCCGTCGCGGTGCTGGTGCGCCGTCCATCGACGATCCTGCGCTGGCGCTTGCTGCTCGTTTGCCTTGTCGCGGTGTTTGTTGGACTCACACCGTTCGCCACGCAGCCGATTCGCGCCGCGCACTTCCCCTCATTGAACGAAGGCGAGCCAACCGCGTGCCGCACGACGATCGGCTTGTCGTGCACGCTGTCGAGCGGCACGTTGACGGCGTTCGAGTACAACTTCAATCGCGGTCAGTATGGAAAGCCGGATTTGAGCGACCGGCAAGCGTCCTTCGGCCAGCAGCTGGGCATGTGGTGGATGTATTTCAAGTGGCAGTGGATTCGCGATCCGCAAGGCGCGCTTCCGTTCACGCAAGCACTGTTCGCCGCGATCTTCTTCGTTCTCGGCCTCTCGGGCGCGTGGACGCATTATCGGCGAGACCGGCGAACGTTCTGGTTCTTCGGATCGCTGATGTTCACGATGACGCTGCTGCTCATCTACTATCTCAACTTCAAGCTCGGCGCGTCGCAGGATCCGCAATCGGCGGAGGCGCACGAGGTCCGCGATCGCGACTACTTCTTCCTCTGGAGTTTTTCCGCCTGGGGTGTGTGGGCGTCGCTCGGACTCGTGCAATTGTGGCTGACGATCGCCGAGATGATCGGCAGCGAGCGGCGGCGCATCGACGGACAGATGGCGACGACGCCGACGCGAACGGGGTGGCTCGCATCATCGCCATTGCTGTTGCTGGCGTTGGTGCCGTCAATCGCGAATGCGTCGTCGGCGCCGCGGTCGAAGCATCACACGACGCGCAACATCGCCGCGGATTTGCTCAACTCCGTGGAGCCCTACGGCGTGCTCGTCACCGTCGGTGACAACGACACCTTTCCGCTCTGGTACGCGCAGGAAGTCGAGGGTATTCGCCGCGACGTCGTCGTCGCGTGCACCTCGTTGCTCAACACGGATTGGTACGTGCGCCAGCTCATTCGGCGCCCGATCTACGACTACAACGCGGCGAAAGGCCCGGCGGTGTATCGTGGCACTCAGTGGCGCAAGCCGACGACCCCACCGCTGCACATGTCGCTCGCCGAAGCCGACGCGGTTCCGGCGTACTACGAATTGCAGGGACCCGCGCGGTTCGACGCCGGCCCGCTTCACGCCGTGATCGATCCGCGAAATCTCGAGCGTGGAGTGCTCGAACGCGCGGACGTGATCGTGCTCGACATGATTCGCGACGCGTGGCCGGGAGGACCGATCTACTTCGCGCGCTCGGCTGGTCCATATCCGCGCGCCTTGGGGCTGGGCAACAACATTCTCACGCAGGGCCTCGCGTGGAAATTGTTCACGCCGCCGGCGACCGCGTCGCGCGACACGATTCCCGTCGAAGGCGACGGCTGGATGGATGTTTCGCGATCGTTGACGCTGTGGAACGACGTCTTCACGGGCCACAAGTCCACTGTCGCCGAAGGCCACTGGGTCGATCGTCCGTCGGCGAGCATGCCGCTGCTCTATGTGTTCACCGGGGCCGAGCTGGCGGACGCGCTGCGGGTCGAAGGACGGACGAGCGACGCGCGCGAGGTGGCGGCGTTGACGAACGATGTCGCGACGACGGCGGGATTCGGCGACATCGTGCGTGGGTTGCAGCAGGAGTTGTCGCGACCGGCAGGCGCTGATTCGAGTAGTGCGGCGCTTCGACCGGCGGCAAACCTGCCCAAGACGCAGAGTACGGAGCCGGTGGTGCGGCGGAAAAAATAA
- a CDS encoding FAD/NAD(P)-binding oxidoreductase, producing VYAVGDIARWPDPHTGERIRVEHWVVAQRQGQTAARNVLGARERFDHVPFFWSAHYDVSINYIGHAEKWDNAAVDGDAAKHDVSVRFERGGKLLALATLFRDDESLREEIKMERSVVAKP from the coding sequence CGTGTACGCGGTCGGCGACATCGCACGGTGGCCGGACCCGCACACCGGCGAACGCATTCGCGTGGAGCATTGGGTGGTGGCGCAGCGGCAGGGACAAACGGCGGCGCGCAACGTTCTTGGCGCACGCGAGCGGTTCGATCATGTGCCCTTCTTCTGGAGCGCGCACTACGACGTGAGCATCAACTACATCGGCCACGCGGAAAAATGGGACAACGCGGCGGTCGACGGGGATGCGGCGAAGCACGACGTGTCGGTGCGCTTCGAGCGCGGCGGCAAGTTGTTGGCGCTGGCGACGCTGTTCCGGGACGACGAAAGTCTTCGTGAGGAGATCAAGATGGAGCGGAGCGTAGTGGCGAAACCGTGA
- a CDS encoding M56 family metallopeptidase, whose amino-acid sequence MIAAAMPFVAAADSARAASTMYTVSLLATVPMVLAAGAALALRRASAEGRVLVWRCAIVALLLVFVGRALPQHWMASVMSSTLAAPLIALGRAQMAAMPATQASTNGGAANVAIVELVLAAYAIGVMLVLLPTIVALWRARELARRGRIADGEWQRILDDARATLGITRRVQLVVSGVASVPATWGVIRPVVVVPESASEWSAEQRRMVVLHELAHVRASDWTFKLLARLVCALYWFHPGAWWLARGFDTECELACDDRVIASGARRSDYAELLVSAADGLLPIGAALALSRRRGLRGRLASVLDVRHDVRPLARRWTLAAVVATIAVAGPVSAVQLAPTRDVLTSLMRDARWETRAYAVIGLASRADSVAVARTAAERDPSPSVRAWARYALGERNIAGAAGVALVPIHQ is encoded by the coding sequence ATGATCGCCGCCGCCATGCCCTTCGTGGCAGCCGCCGATAGCGCGCGCGCGGCGTCGACCATGTATACCGTGTCGCTGCTCGCCACGGTGCCGATGGTGCTCGCGGCGGGGGCCGCGCTCGCGCTTCGTCGCGCGAGTGCAGAAGGGCGCGTGCTGGTGTGGCGGTGCGCGATCGTGGCGCTGTTGCTCGTATTCGTCGGCCGCGCGTTGCCGCAGCACTGGATGGCGTCGGTGATGTCCTCGACGCTTGCGGCGCCCCTCATCGCGCTCGGCCGCGCGCAGATGGCGGCGATGCCGGCGACGCAAGCATCGACGAACGGTGGGGCGGCGAACGTGGCGATCGTAGAATTGGTGCTCGCCGCGTATGCCATTGGCGTCATGCTCGTGTTGCTGCCGACGATCGTCGCGCTGTGGCGCGCGCGCGAGCTGGCGCGCAGGGGTCGGATCGCTGACGGCGAATGGCAGCGCATTCTCGACGACGCGCGGGCGACCCTCGGCATCACGCGGCGGGTGCAACTCGTCGTCAGTGGCGTCGCGTCGGTTCCCGCGACGTGGGGCGTGATTCGGCCGGTCGTCGTCGTGCCGGAGTCGGCGAGCGAGTGGAGCGCCGAGCAGCGCCGCATGGTCGTGCTGCACGAGCTGGCGCACGTGCGCGCGAGCGACTGGACGTTCAAGCTGCTCGCGCGGCTCGTGTGCGCGCTGTACTGGTTTCATCCGGGCGCGTGGTGGCTGGCGCGCGGCTTCGACACCGAGTGCGAGCTGGCGTGCGACGATCGCGTGATCGCGTCCGGCGCGCGGCGCAGCGATTACGCCGAGTTGCTCGTCTCGGCGGCGGATGGGTTGCTGCCGATTGGCGCGGCGCTCGCGCTGTCGCGGCGGCGTGGATTGCGCGGCCGGCTCGCCTCAGTGCTCGACGTACGGCACGACGTGCGTCCGCTCGCCCGTCGATGGACGTTGGCAGCCGTGGTGGCGACGATCGCCGTTGCTGGTCCCGTGAGTGCCGTGCAGCTCGCCCCCACGCGCGATGTGTTGACGTCGCTCATGCGCGACGCGCGGTGGGAGACGCGCGCGTATGCGGTGATCGGCTTGGCGAGCCGCGCCGATTCCGTGGCGGTGGCGCGAACGGCCGCCGAGCGGGATCCAAGTCCCAGCGTACGCGCGTGGGCGCGCTATGCGCTGGGTGAGCGGAACATCGCAGGCGCCGCCGGCGTCGCGCTCGTTCCCATCCATCAGTAA
- a CDS encoding BlaI/MecI/CopY family transcriptional regulator: MARSTPTQLSRRERQIMDVVYRLGHATATEIHDHLPDPPVAAAVRTMLRILEEKGQLRHEKDGMRHVYYPVTPRSVAQRSAMRHLVGTFFSGSRSAAIAALLDESDRPLSEDERAELSQVIKRLRADGK, from the coding sequence ATGGCGCGCTCGACTCCGACCCAACTCAGCCGTCGCGAACGGCAAATCATGGACGTCGTCTACCGGCTCGGCCACGCGACGGCGACCGAGATTCACGACCATCTGCCCGATCCTCCGGTGGCCGCCGCCGTACGCACGATGCTCCGGATTCTCGAGGAAAAAGGGCAGCTGCGGCACGAGAAGGACGGAATGCGCCACGTCTATTATCCGGTTACGCCGCGCAGCGTCGCGCAGCGTTCGGCGATGCGTCATCTCGTCGGAACGTTCTTCAGTGGATCGCGCTCGGCGGCGATCGCCGCGCTGCTCGATGAATCCGATCGACCGCTGTCGGAAGACGAACGTGCCGAGTTGTCGCAGGTGATCAAGCGCCTGCGCGCGGACGGGAAATAA